Within Spinacia oleracea cultivar Varoflay chromosome 4, BTI_SOV_V1, whole genome shotgun sequence, the genomic segment CAATCAATCATCATTGTGTACATAGATGAACCCTAATACAGTCAAGTCAGGATAACATGAGCTGGTTTTTTATTTGCAGTTAGGAGCCTTGGTATTCTTGACTTTGCTTTGGATCCGTAGCCAAATTGTACGTAAAATGAACTTTGTTAATCCAATTGTTATGACATTGAAAGAAATGTGTAACGATGTAAATCTAGATCGTTAAAACCTTATTATGTTCTTGTAGGCATTAAAAATGTGATAAATGGCACGTCATTATTTTTTGTCCCGAAAAAGTCAAATGTTgacttttattattaaaatgtcagataaattgtttaatttgggttataaatCATATAGGCCAATTTTAATCAAATGACGTTCATTTAATAGAAGTAGGATATTTAAATGGGTTGAAGAAAGGAGGCCCATTTATTTTATCAGAGGGAAACCCTAAACATATGGGGAAAGATATAAAAAACTCTATCCAAGTCATTTGTGTCACACTGTACGTAGTATACAAAAACCTATTACTCTCCATAGCACACAAGTCGACATCAAATCTCGGtggaagaacaacaacaacaaaacaagTTATTACGGTTATGGAGATCGAATCAGTGGATAAACACattagagattgtacccaaatacaaaaatcaataaaaattaatTTGTTTACTTATTTTGAGTTTATTACTTTGCAGACTcttaaatttgtgtttacagTTCTACATACTTTCTTCTCAAATCCTTATACCTCTCTACTGCTGAAATTTCAAAGAACAGAAGGATCAATTTCAGAGTTTCGGTTGTCAGATGAAAGTAGCATCTGTAAAATGTTTTCTTCTTCGCATTCAAAAACAGAGAAAAACAGAGAAAGGGATCACATCCCTGTTCTGAAAAAACTCTTTTTCATGTTTCTTCAAAAAAATACAGGCTCTCCTAATTGTATGGTAGAACTTGCAAAATATAAACAACCCCACGAGCTTGAATATCTTTTTCATGTTttctataattaaaaaaaaacttaattacGTTCTTATGTATAAGACCAACTTCTTAccaaataattatattttttaatcaAACAGTTAACCAATGTGATCAATCATGCTCTAATATTATTAAATTTTTACTCTCTTATCAAATAGTTATAgtttataatcaaataattatcTTTTTTAGTCGGCCAAAACCCATACATAGAAACTTTTACTTGTTCCTCAAAGAGGATAATCATGGAtgcggcaacttttgtgtaagatcgccttaccgaaaagaccgatttgattgcttaactaattggttttattgcttaactattttgtttcattgcttcactaattagttccattgcctgactaattggttccagtgcttaactaatttgctccagtgcttaactaatttactcaagtgcttaactaattagttccgtgcttaattaattggttctattgattaactaattagtctcgttgcttaactaattggttacattgcttaacttatatgacagcAAGACGGTCTTTtgcgtaagaccgccttataaaagtttgtaatcaTGGATGAAAGCTAGACTGTTCTTTTAAGGATGCTAAACACCCATGTATTCTCTTTCAAAGGGAGGCCATTATAATCAGGTAATGTTAACATCACAAAGTTCATACATGTTTTCTGAAGTGATCTGACAGAATTTAAATTTTAGTTAATTCTGGAGAATTTTTGTAGAACATTTGAGAAATTAGATCCAAATATCAATCAATGCAACAAGCTTTTATTCAGGCAACATCTGAATTTCCTGATAAATCACTTGGAGATCAATTCAACACATGAAGTCAGATTATTAATCTTATAAAAAATTTCTGAATTCaattctatataaaaaaaagtaaccaaTTACAACCTTATATTTCCTTTAGAGAACTTCTTTTGAGCCTCAGGAAACAAAACTACAGATGAGAAAATACTCATACAGTATgcctatatatatatagctaGTCCATATTCTTTTATTTGCCATTTTTTAGGCTTAATTAACTACAAGAAACAAAAGAGTGTTCATGAGTGTATATGGACTAATCTTAGAACTATGATCCAAGTCCATATTTGAATCCTAATTCTTTAGATTTTCTGGTGAAGTGGTGGTGGCAGTGGTGGATTCAGTTGGGTTgctggttgttgtggtggtggcgtCAGGGTTGCTGGGTGCATTGTCAGGGGTGACAGAGTCGGCAACGGCGGCAGTGACATCAGCAAGCTCTCTGCTGACAGGTGCATCAGTTGGGGTTGTGTTTAACCCCAAAGTGTTCTTCACTACATCAGCTGCTCCTGTTGCAAGGCTCTTCACTTGCTCTCCTGTCTGCATGTTTCATTATAGATAATTCAAATTTTAGATCAGTAATCTTGTGTTTAGATGACTAATTACACTTTATATTTTCAAAGTTTTTTAATTCATGGAAAATTAAATAgaaccaactcaaccaaaaggttAAGTTGATGGTTGAggccccaagattagttttattcTCTATCAGTTTGTTTGTAGACAGAGGGAGTACGAAATAAGAACGTTTATTTGTAGGCGGAGGAGGGAGTACAAAATAAGAATGTTTATTTgtagacggagggagtatgatatACTTTCTTAGCTTCAAAATAGTTGTACCATTTTGACTTTTACGTCTGTCAACgcataactttgaccatcaatatgaTATATTAGCAAaactataaaaagttgatatatttaaaatatatattgagacAAATCTAGTAATATTTGTTTTTGTGTATTAGTAGAAAATTATGGTCAAAGTAAGAtaagtgaatagtgtcaaaagttaAAATGGTGCAATTATTTAGAAACAAAAGTTAAAATGGTGCAATTATTTAGAAGCAAAAGTTAAAATGGGACAATTATTtagaaacagaggtagtatataATCGTTCAAGTTAGGGATGAGGTTAAAGACTTGCCTGTTGAAGAATCTGAGTGGCCTGTTGAGCAGTTCCAGATGCTGCAGTACTAACTTGGGCCATAACTCCTTCACTCTTCTCCTGCAATGTTAAAACACGATAAACGTAAGGTATATGTTATTAGCGTAAAAGATAAAACGTTGCAACTTAAAGAGAACAGAGGAAATATTGGCTAATCATAATATTATACCTGAGCTTGGGTAGCGGCGTCGTTGGCTTTGTGGCTAATTTCTTTAGTTTGTTCATTGACTTTGTGGCTAATTTCTTGAGTTTTTTCATTGGCTTTGTGGCTAATTTCTTGAGTTTGTTGGTTGGCTTTGTGGCTAATTTCTTGAGCTTGTTGGTTCATTTCTTGAGTTTGTTGGGTGCTTGCCATTTTGTTTGGTAAAAAT encodes:
- the LOC130459502 gene encoding late embryogenesis abundant protein 7-like, with translation MASTQQTQEMNQQAQEISHKANQQTQEISHKANEKTQEISHKVNEQTKEISHKANDAATQAQEKSEGVMAQVSTAASGTAQQATQILQQTGEQVKSLATGAADVVKNTLGLNTTPTDAPVSRELADVTAAVADSVTPDNAPSNPDATTTTTSNPTESTTATTTSPENLKN